A region from the Palaemon carinicauda isolate YSFRI2023 chromosome 9, ASM3689809v2, whole genome shotgun sequence genome encodes:
- the LOC137646543 gene encoding uncharacterized protein, which yields MEAEKAILAEKRALMEADKERLELEITLKSSKSDETSMNASVPAKFSDKWGTKLIPKFSESDVGKFFVAFEKVAHQLAWPKELWAVLVQSAFSGKAQVVYAALSAEDSGDYDIVKKMVLNAYQLIPEAYRQKFRSWRKMFNQTFVEWAGQKAVKLDEWLAAEEASTFAELRELVLLEDFKNNIPKDVRIHIEEFNIDNVNEAARAADRFVLSHKHYGKKKTHWEAGVEKVEVIKGRESPSSPSRGARQARDIVCYKCDTVTSWPVEEVYLESPLVTGRLKLAVVSALPVSGVDLLIGNDVMQGSGTACASEGRKGASVVNERVMVNVKPVVPVTRAQSREEVKGSGCMFPDRQTLISAQKEDDELKSIYEEAEQLKEQDDLSEASYVLKNDVLYRLIRPVTASTDEEWKKDVVRHCKSCHECQMVGKPNQKITKAPLIPIPAVEEPFTQIVIDIVGPLPKTKTGFQYMLTIMDRTTRFHEVIPVRGIKSGIVIKHLMDFFSRYGLPREIQSDQGSNFTSREFQAKMNELGIKHNLMVYGHNVRGPLDLLREHWEGSSGKINSLDYILSFKEKLRSIWQWAQNNLSTSQAKMKTHYDRKSQVRNFEAGEQVLVLLPIPGQFRAQFVGPAVVKKKLNDVDYLVEIPGRRKKYQLCHINIMKKYFSRANTVKSVSAVVPKECNGQEVESKEYGWNGENSKILCNPDSLFKHLKAQEATDIKDLFKEHPSIFKDTPGLVRSLQHDVVLKPNAQPIRQAPYRLSPQKAEAVRKEVSYMLENDLITPSSSPWSSPVVLVKKENGQDSDNWKDHVDRIRALFRAIADDGLVVNLSKCEFGKAEVIYLGHHVGQGKVLPKEKNIEGVLAFPTPKTRKNLLFHRSPRNILFISSYDMTIPPQSTFLDLI from the exons ATGGAAGCAGAAAAAGCAATATTGGCTGAAAAGAGAGCGCTTATGGAAGCTGATAAAGAGAGGCTTGAGTTAGAGATAACTTTAAAGTCTTCAAAGTCCGATGAAACTTCTATGAATGCTTCTGTGCCAGCTAAGTTCAGTGATAAGTGGGGAACTAAGCTAATTCCTAAGTTTAGCGAGTCAGATGTCGGAAAATTTTTCGTTGCTTTTGAGAAAGTAGCTCATCAGTTAGCTTGGCCCAAGGAACTCTGGGCTGTATTAGTGCAATCTGCATTCTCTGGTAAGGCACAAGTAGTTTATGCTGCGTTAAGTGCAGAAGATTCCGGTgattatgatattgtgaaaaaaatggttttaaatgcATACCAGCTAATCCCAGAAGCTTACCGGCAGAAATTCCGATCCTGGcgtaaaatgtttaatcaaacattTGTAGAATGGGCAGGCCAGAAAGCAGTTAAACTTGACGAGTGGTTGGCTGCAGAGGAGGCAAGTACATTTGCCGAGTTACGAGAACTGGTTTTGTTGgaggattttaaaaataacattcccaAAGACGTTCGCATCCATATTGAAgaatttaacattgataatgtGAATGAGGCAGCAAGGGCAGCAGACAGGTTTGTTTTGTCACACAAGCATTATGGTAAGAAGAAAACTCATTGGGAAGCAGGTGTGGAAAAGGTGGAAGTAATAAAGGGTAGAGAAAGTCCTTCATCGCCTTCGAGGGGTGCGAGGCAGGCCCGGGACATTgtttgttataagtgtg atacagtaacatcttggcctgtggaagaagtttatttggaatctcctTTGGTAACTGGTAGGTTGAAACTGGCTGTAGTTAGTGCATTGCCTGTGAGTGGTGTGGATTTGTTGATAGGCAATGATGTGATGCAAGGTAGTGGCACAGCCTGTGCATCAGAAGGTCGAAAGGGGGCTAGTGTGGTTAATGAACGTGTTATGGTAAATGTTAAACCTGTTGTTCCTGTAACCCGAGCCCAATCTAGAGAGGAAGTCAAAG GTTCTGGTTGCATGTTTCCAGATAGGCAAACCCTAATTAGTGCTCAAAAAGAAGATGACGAATTGAAAAGTATATATGAAGAAGCAGAACAGCTAAAGGAACAGGATGATTTAAGTGAAGCAAGTTATGTATTAAAGAATGATGTGTTATATAGATTAATTCGTCCAGTGACCGCATCTACTGATGAAGAGTGGAAG aaagatgTAGTCAGACATTGTAAGTCATGTCATGAGTGCCAAATGGTTGGAAAACCCAACCAGAAAATTACTAAAGCGCCTTTAATTCCCATCCCAGCTGTTGAAGAACCATTCACGCAAATTGTTATTGACattgtgggtcctttacccaaaaccAAAACAGGTTTTCAGTACATGTTAACTATAATGGACAGAACCACTAGATTTCACGAGGTAATACCTGTTAGAGGCATTAAGAGTGGTATTGTAATTAAGCATCTCATGGACTTCTTTTCTCGTTATGGTTTGCCTCGAGAGATACAGTCGGATCAAGGTTCTAATTTCACTAGTAGGGAGTTCCAGGCTAAAATGAATGAACTTGGCATTAAACACAACTTG ATGGTCTATGGACACAATGTGAGAGGGCCTCTTGATTTATTAAGGGAACATTGGGAAGGGAGTAGTGGTAAAATAAATTCActtgattatattttgtctttcaaaGAGAAATTAAGGAGCATTTGGCAATGGGCTCAAAATAATCTCTCTACTTCGCAGGCTAAAATGAAAACTCATTATGATAGAAAGTCTCAAGTTAGGAATTTTGAAGCAGGAGAACAAGTACTAGTGTTACTTCCTATTCCAGGTCAGTTCAGAGCTCAGTTTGTAGGTCCAGCAGTGGTTAAGAAGAAACTGAATGATGTTGATTATTTGGTGGAAATTCCAGGGAGGAGGAAAAAGTATCAGTTGTGTCATATtaacattatgaagaaatatttttccagaGCTAACACTGTTAAATCTGTTTCAGCTGTTGTACCTAAAGAATGTAATGGACAAGAAGTGGAAAGCAAAGAATATGGATGGAATGGCGAAAACTCTAAAATTTTGTGTAACCCAGATAGTTTGTTTAAACATCTGAAGGCTCAGGAAGCTACTGATATTAAGGATTTATTCAAAGAACATCCGTCAATATTTAAGGACACTCCTGGTCTTGTGCGTAGTTTGCAACATGATGTGGTACTAAAGCCAAATGCCCAGCCAATTAGACAAGCCCCTTATAGGTTAAGTCCACAGAAAGCTGAAGCTGTGAGAAAGGAAGTCAGTTATATGTTGGAGAATGACTTGATAACACCAAGTagcagtccttggagttccccagttgtattagtgaaaaaggaaaatggacaagacag tgacAACTGGAAAGACCATGTCGATAGAATCAGGGCCTTATTTCGTGCAATTGCTGACGATGGTTTGGTAGTAAACctttctaaatgcgaatttggAAAGGCTGAAGTTATCTACCTCGGACATCACGTCGGACAAGGTAAAGTATTACCCAAGGAAAAGAACATTGAAGGTGTACTAGCTTTTCCCACTCCAAAAACTCGGAAAAAT CTCCTTTTCCATCGCTCTCCtcgcaatatactgttcatctcttcttatgacatgaccataccacctcagtctactttcttggatcttatctga